Proteins found in one Bremerella volcania genomic segment:
- a CDS encoding glutamine amidotransferase, whose product MNDWVQDQWLLEWPNVWAAQQWIVPASVIGAGLFVLILWAYRSIQAPLIVKLACAAAKTLAVILLAALLVEPMRSETKPVPGANLFVVLADRSQSLQVIDPGESNTRAELLKKRLDRQAPWQVRLGQEFDVRRYEFADRLSPVADFHDYQADGRGSAIVASLDSIADRFAGRPIAGVLLLTDGNATDLTEEAIDWSKYPPIFPVQIGADEPATDIRVSRVAASQTNFEASPVTVTADVAVTGFPGESIVVELVDEQGELVETQTVPQVNDGQSFTARFQIKPGERGVLFYQVRAYAQSQKGLFDDPSKSSEATLLNNSRTVMVNRGHGPYKVLYVSGRPNWEFKFLNRSLAEDDEVELHGLIRIAKKEPRFQFREKDSNANRIFTNTDDEAKEQVEQYDEPVLLRVGKLEPGELSGGFPKSADELFPYHAIILDDLEADFFTQQQKSLIQEFVSLRGGGLLMLGGGESFAEGKYLRSPIGEVLPVYLNGVSPRAGASELSLALTREGLLEPWVRVRTTQQEELQRLKEMPSLRILNEVGALKPGASELLSVVSATGESRPGLVTQRFGKGRTAAFLIGDLWRWKLHASSHDNDDFERTWRQTIRWLIADVPQRVRVETIAKKDGPTHPLEVAVQVNDENYQPLDNAGVAIEVTTPGDELLRLKAEPKDAVSGQYGSRYVSRIDGMYRASVIANNPDGSEIDRIETGWVADPAAEEFANLRPNVNFLRSIAQQSGGELVRLNQLDSFVNTLSDREIPIAEPMVRSVWHTWGVFLLAIGLLSMEWGLRRWKGLA is encoded by the coding sequence ATGAACGACTGGGTTCAGGATCAATGGCTCCTCGAGTGGCCCAACGTCTGGGCGGCTCAACAGTGGATCGTCCCGGCGAGCGTGATCGGCGCGGGGCTATTCGTCCTCATCTTGTGGGCGTATCGCTCGATCCAGGCACCCCTGATCGTCAAGCTCGCGTGCGCCGCGGCCAAGACGTTGGCCGTGATCCTTCTAGCCGCCCTTCTGGTCGAGCCGATGCGCAGTGAAACGAAGCCTGTCCCCGGCGCGAACCTCTTCGTCGTACTCGCCGACCGATCGCAGAGCCTGCAAGTCATCGACCCAGGCGAAAGCAATACGCGGGCCGAACTTCTGAAGAAGAGACTCGATCGCCAGGCGCCGTGGCAGGTACGACTCGGGCAAGAGTTCGACGTTCGCCGCTACGAGTTCGCCGATCGGCTTTCGCCGGTGGCAGACTTTCACGACTACCAGGCCGACGGACGCGGCTCGGCGATCGTTGCGTCCCTCGATTCCATCGCCGATCGCTTCGCAGGCCGTCCCATTGCCGGGGTGCTGCTGCTGACCGATGGCAACGCAACCGACCTGACTGAAGAAGCAATCGATTGGAGCAAGTACCCGCCGATCTTTCCCGTTCAAATCGGAGCCGATGAGCCGGCGACCGACATTCGAGTCAGCCGTGTCGCCGCCAGCCAAACCAACTTCGAGGCCTCGCCGGTCACCGTCACCGCCGATGTCGCGGTCACCGGCTTTCCCGGCGAGTCGATCGTGGTTGAACTGGTCGATGAACAAGGCGAGCTTGTCGAAACACAAACGGTCCCCCAAGTCAACGACGGTCAGTCGTTCACGGCTCGTTTTCAGATCAAGCCGGGCGAGCGTGGCGTGTTGTTCTACCAGGTTCGCGCGTATGCCCAATCGCAGAAGGGACTCTTTGACGATCCCAGCAAGAGCTCCGAGGCAACCCTACTGAACAACAGCCGCACGGTGATGGTGAACCGCGGTCACGGCCCGTACAAGGTGCTGTATGTTTCAGGCCGCCCCAACTGGGAGTTCAAATTCCTCAATCGATCTCTGGCCGAAGACGACGAAGTCGAACTGCACGGTTTGATTCGCATCGCGAAGAAGGAGCCGCGATTTCAATTCCGCGAGAAGGATTCCAACGCCAACCGCATCTTCACCAACACCGACGACGAAGCGAAGGAGCAGGTCGAACAGTATGACGAGCCTGTCTTGCTGCGGGTCGGCAAGCTGGAACCAGGCGAGCTTTCCGGAGGCTTTCCCAAATCGGCCGATGAACTGTTTCCGTACCATGCGATCATCCTGGACGACCTGGAAGCCGACTTCTTCACTCAACAGCAGAAGTCGCTGATCCAGGAATTCGTCAGCTTGCGCGGCGGAGGTCTGCTGATGCTAGGTGGCGGCGAGTCGTTTGCCGAAGGGAAGTACCTGCGTTCTCCGATCGGCGAAGTGCTACCGGTCTATTTGAATGGCGTCTCGCCGCGAGCCGGCGCCAGTGAACTCTCCCTTGCGCTGACGCGCGAGGGGCTATTGGAACCTTGGGTTCGCGTTCGCACGACGCAGCAGGAAGAACTGCAGCGGCTGAAAGAAATGCCTAGCCTAAGGATCCTCAACGAAGTCGGGGCACTCAAGCCGGGGGCCAGCGAGCTTCTGTCGGTGGTATCGGCCACGGGCGAAAGTCGGCCGGGACTGGTCACTCAGCGCTTTGGCAAGGGACGCACGGCGGCCTTTCTGATCGGAGACCTGTGGCGCTGGAAGCTGCATGCGTCGTCGCACGATAACGACGACTTCGAACGCACCTGGCGGCAGACGATTCGCTGGCTGATTGCCGACGTGCCACAACGGGTTCGCGTCGAGACGATCGCCAAGAAGGACGGTCCGACGCACCCTCTGGAAGTCGCGGTCCAAGTGAACGACGAAAACTATCAACCACTGGATAACGCAGGCGTTGCGATTGAAGTCACCACGCCGGGGGACGAACTCCTCAGATTGAAAGCAGAACCAAAGGACGCCGTCTCCGGGCAGTACGGCTCTCGCTATGTTTCCCGCATCGATGGCATGTACCGAGCGAGCGTCATTGCGAATAACCCGGACGGAAGCGAAATTGATCGGATCGAGACCGGCTGGGTCGCCGATCCCGCGGCCGAAGAGTTCGCCAACCTCCGCCCCAACGTCAACTTCCTGAGGTCGATCGCTCAGCAGTCCGGGGGCGAACTGGTTCGTTTGAATCAACTCGATTCGTTCGTCAACACGCTCTCCGACCGCGAGATCCCTATCGCCGAGCCGATGGTTCGCTCGGTCTGGCATACGTGGGGCGTCTTCCTTTTGGCAATCGGACTGTTAAGCATGGAATGGGGACTTCGCCGCTGGAAGGGACTTGCCTGA
- a CDS encoding beta strand repeat-containing protein has protein sequence MKRRGFRARMPMSEQLESRLVLTASGFPGNDCPPDLDLSGVGDLQIVVGQPFTIDLYANGATAADLDINDNPTGDTIRLVLDPDVGTDTPVGATITSNGVFSWTPSAGQEGTFRIPVIAIDQGTPALADVEFLTVIVSATGDIAPSVDLNGPTAGLGFSNDFTENGGPVAATSSSLTITDPDSTNLESATIVLTNFQDGADEVLAVDTTGTSIVASSYNATTGELTLTGSDTLANYELVLKSLTYDNTSENPTVLDRTIQITVSDGGLSSPIVVSTISIVAENDAPTVDLNGEASGIDFAATFTEDNGPLSIVDAGVLVDDVDNANLESATITLTNVVDTTTESLAVDTTGTSIVANYDSGTGVLTLTGSDTLANYQLVLSTLTYDNTSQNPDETDRIVEVIVNDGTTDSATATITITVEGVNDPPDLDPIQDQTAEFGTLFQITVTATDPEGDVLTFQLDREGIGANIPASATITKTSDTTAVIEWTPSEGDGAGPFTFIVLVIDDDPTTPLADSETFVVTLQTDPPAVDLNGDGTGIDFAAAFTEDAGPTSVVDATATVTDADSTNLASATITITNVLNTDDEFLAVDVTGTSITPSYDPSTGILTLTGSDLVANYQQVIRTLTYDNVSDNPDTTDREIEVIVNDGFSDSAVATITVSVAGENDPPQLTLPSPYDTGTAVEVDIDTEVTFAVTVVDPDDAPEDLIFILDLDGSGIPAEIAQPTITTPPATVPGGTFSWTPSQTGTFTITIIVLDDDGAVDQETFILTVVDTSPASLIEGEPGDSDVNDLALLGVLDDEF, from the coding sequence ATGAAACGTCGTGGCTTTCGTGCCCGGATGCCCATGTCCGAACAGCTCGAATCGCGTCTCGTGCTGACCGCTTCCGGTTTCCCAGGAAACGATTGCCCGCCTGACCTCGACCTTTCCGGCGTTGGTGATTTGCAGATTGTTGTGGGTCAGCCTTTCACGATCGACCTGTACGCCAATGGTGCCACCGCCGCCGATCTCGATATCAACGACAACCCAACCGGGGACACCATTCGCCTGGTGTTGGATCCGGATGTTGGGACTGATACTCCCGTCGGGGCGACGATCACCTCGAACGGTGTTTTCAGCTGGACCCCTTCAGCTGGGCAAGAAGGCACCTTCCGGATTCCGGTGATCGCGATCGACCAAGGCACGCCTGCTTTGGCCGACGTCGAATTCCTGACGGTGATTGTCTCGGCGACTGGCGACATTGCTCCTTCGGTCGATCTGAACGGCCCGACCGCAGGCCTCGGATTCTCCAACGACTTCACCGAGAACGGCGGACCGGTTGCCGCAACTTCGTCTTCACTGACGATCACCGATCCCGACAGCACCAACCTTGAGTCGGCCACGATCGTCTTGACCAATTTCCAGGACGGAGCCGATGAAGTTCTGGCCGTCGATACGACCGGCACATCGATCGTGGCTTCCAGCTACAACGCGACCACCGGCGAATTGACGCTGACCGGCTCCGATACGCTGGCCAACTACGAGTTGGTGCTGAAGTCGCTCACGTACGACAATACTTCGGAAAACCCAACGGTTCTGGATCGCACCATTCAGATCACGGTGAGCGACGGCGGCCTGAGCAGCCCGATCGTTGTATCGACGATTTCGATCGTCGCCGAAAACGATGCCCCCACGGTCGACCTGAACGGCGAGGCCTCAGGCATCGACTTCGCGGCGACGTTCACCGAAGACAATGGCCCCCTTTCGATCGTCGACGCTGGCGTCCTCGTCGATGATGTCGACAACGCTAACCTCGAATCGGCCACGATCACGCTGACCAACGTGGTGGACACGACCACCGAGTCGCTGGCCGTCGATACGACGGGGACTTCGATCGTCGCCAACTACGATTCCGGTACCGGTGTTTTGACCCTCACCGGAAGCGACACGCTGGCCAACTATCAACTCGTACTGTCGACGTTGACCTATGACAACACCTCACAGAACCCCGACGAAACCGATCGAATCGTCGAGGTGATCGTCAACGACGGCACAACCGACAGTGCGACGGCGACGATCACCATCACCGTCGAAGGCGTGAACGATCCGCCCGATCTGGATCCGATTCAGGACCAGACGGCCGAGTTCGGTACGTTGTTCCAAATCACCGTGACCGCGACCGACCCCGAGGGAGACGTCCTGACCTTCCAGCTCGATCGCGAAGGGATCGGCGCGAACATCCCGGCCTCGGCGACCATCACCAAAACGAGCGACACGACCGCCGTCATTGAATGGACCCCTTCGGAGGGCGATGGAGCAGGCCCGTTCACGTTTATCGTCCTGGTGATTGACGACGACCCGACGACCCCACTGGCCGACTCAGAAACCTTCGTCGTCACGCTCCAAACCGATCCGCCTGCGGTCGACTTGAATGGCGACGGCACCGGCATCGACTTTGCCGCAGCTTTCACTGAAGACGCTGGACCGACAAGTGTCGTGGATGCCACGGCTACGGTGACCGACGCGGATAGCACGAATCTCGCCTCGGCGACGATCACGATTACCAACGTGCTCAATACCGACGACGAATTCCTGGCCGTGGACGTCACGGGGACTTCCATCACCCCGTCGTACGATCCATCGACCGGCATTCTTACCCTGACCGGTAGCGACCTGGTAGCCAACTATCAGCAGGTCATCCGAACGCTGACGTACGACAACGTTTCAGACAACCCCGACACCACCGATCGCGAGATCGAAGTGATCGTCAACGATGGCTTCAGCGACAGCGCCGTCGCGACCATCACCGTCTCGGTTGCGGGCGAGAACGATCCACCGCAGTTGACCCTTCCGAGCCCTTACGATACCGGAACGGCCGTCGAGGTGGACATCGATACCGAGGTAACATTCGCCGTCACGGTGGTCGACCCGGACGACGCTCCAGAAGACTTGATCTTCATCCTCGACCTCGATGGCAGCGGAATTCCAGCCGAGATTGCCCAGCCCACGATCACCACCCCGCCAGCCACAGTCCCAGGCGGAACGTTCAGCTGGACTCCATCACAAACCGGAACGTTCACCATCACCATCATCGTGCTGGACGACGACGGTGCGGTCGATCAGGAAACGTTCATCTTGACCGTTGTCGATACCAGCCCCGCGAGCTTGATCGAAGGGGAACCCGGCGACTCGGACGTAAACGACCTGGCCCTGCTCGGGGTACTCGACGACGAGTTTTAA
- a CDS encoding putative Ig domain-containing protein — MAARLRKHFCEVLEGRLILTAVVAGSVELVNDVIIGDQLVQTEGAVTATGSGSLVTVYAGRGTGDRDGVFFRTLDSDGIATGPSQLVNQTVAGIQSNAAIAMLPEAGFVIVWQGRGAGDREGIFARWYDSSGNPITGEVLINQTTGGVQANPAVAVASDGSASFVWQGVGAGDFDGIFYRRFDATGQPLTGEILVNTTTSQEQAEPDVAINSSDVVLVTWSSRHQDGSDLGVYAQRMSLDGSKLGAEFLVNSNTSASQSGATVIDSGEAFTVAWQSRNQDGDGWGIFAQQIDPSDGLVGGELQVNDVITGNQLEVALAQTDQGQLIATWTNGIADGTGWNVKATIVEFNSSNVNPANEFFVNTDTANDQFGHQRRPSAVAVDSAIAIAWGGDGPVDHDGTYLTCILFDEVNIAPDITPISDQSAQVGVEMIVEVTATDANVGDTLTYQLDPDNLPAGATIEKVNNNQATIRWTPTSDFAGQSVVFRVLVIDDGEPPLADSEEFTVTVSGVS; from the coding sequence ATGGCCGCCCGGTTAAGAAAACATTTTTGCGAAGTCCTCGAAGGACGCCTCATTCTGACCGCGGTCGTTGCCGGTTCGGTTGAGCTGGTCAACGACGTCATCATCGGCGATCAACTGGTTCAAACCGAAGGAGCCGTGACGGCAACCGGCAGCGGCTCGCTCGTGACCGTCTATGCCGGTCGCGGGACTGGCGACCGTGACGGCGTTTTCTTTCGTACGCTTGATTCCGATGGAATCGCCACCGGTCCCTCCCAGTTGGTCAATCAAACCGTCGCCGGCATCCAGTCGAATGCCGCGATCGCGATGCTGCCTGAAGCTGGCTTCGTGATCGTCTGGCAAGGTCGCGGGGCTGGCGATCGCGAAGGCATCTTTGCACGCTGGTACGATTCCAGCGGCAATCCCATCACGGGCGAAGTGCTCATCAATCAAACCACCGGCGGAGTTCAAGCCAACCCGGCCGTTGCCGTCGCGAGCGATGGTTCGGCTTCCTTCGTTTGGCAAGGAGTCGGAGCTGGCGACTTCGATGGCATCTTCTATCGTCGCTTCGATGCGACCGGCCAGCCGCTTACCGGCGAAATCCTGGTAAACACGACCACGTCCCAGGAACAAGCCGAGCCTGACGTCGCCATCAACAGCAGCGACGTCGTGCTGGTAACCTGGAGCAGCCGTCACCAGGATGGAAGTGATCTGGGCGTCTATGCTCAGCGGATGTCACTCGACGGAAGCAAACTGGGCGCTGAGTTTCTGGTGAACAGCAACACCAGCGCCTCGCAATCGGGAGCGACGGTGATCGATTCGGGCGAAGCATTCACGGTTGCCTGGCAGAGCCGCAATCAAGACGGCGACGGCTGGGGCATCTTTGCCCAGCAAATCGATCCGTCCGATGGCCTGGTAGGCGGCGAGCTTCAGGTCAACGACGTCATCACCGGTAACCAACTGGAAGTCGCTTTGGCCCAGACCGACCAGGGACAACTGATCGCGACCTGGACTAATGGAATTGCCGACGGAACCGGCTGGAACGTGAAAGCCACCATCGTCGAATTCAATTCCAGCAATGTGAATCCCGCCAACGAGTTCTTCGTCAACACCGATACGGCCAACGATCAATTCGGTCATCAACGTCGTCCTTCCGCCGTGGCTGTCGATAGCGCGATTGCGATTGCCTGGGGAGGCGATGGACCGGTTGATCACGACGGTACCTACTTGACGTGCATTCTGTTTGACGAGGTGAACATCGCCCCGGACATCACTCCCATTTCCGATCAGTCGGCGCAAGTGGGCGTTGAGATGATCGTCGAGGTCACCGCCACCGACGCGAACGTCGGAGATACGCTGACCTATCAGCTTGATCCCGACAACCTGCCAGCGGGTGCTACCATCGAAAAGGTCAACAACAACCAGGCGACCATCCGCTGGACACCCACCTCCGATTTCGCCGGGCAGAGCGTAGTTTTCCGGGTTCTTGTGATCGATGATGGGGAACCGCCACTGGCCGATTCCGAGGAATTCACGGTAACGGTCAGCGGCGTCAGCTAG